A single Altererythrobacter sp. BO-6 DNA region contains:
- the alaS gene encoding alanine--tRNA ligase — MTSTNEIRRSFLDYFASADHAEIASAPLVPYNDPTLMFVNAGMVPFKNSFTGLEAPPAPRATSSQKCVRAGGKHNDLDNVGYTARHHTFFEMLGNFSFGDYFKEQAIHHAWSLLTKEWGLSADKLTTTVYHTDDEAFDLWRKISGLPESRIIRIPTNDNFWSMGDTGPCGPCSEIFYDHGEHIFGGPPGSPDEDGDRFVEIWNLVFMQFDQQADGTRSNLPKPSIDTGMGLERIAAVMQGVHDNYDTDTFKALIAASESLTGVKAEGESKASHRVIADHLRSTSFLMADGVLPSNEGRGYVLRRIMRRAMRHAHLLGASEPLMHRLVPALVTEMGQAYPELTRGQALIQEVLEREETQFRKTLDKGLRLLDEATGNMGEGGELDGETAFRLYDTYGFPYDLTEDALRSRGISVDRAGFDAAMARQKAAARAAWKGSGQAADSEVWFDIAEREGATEFTGYTATSGEGRVVALVKDGAEIEQAAAGDEVVILTNQTPFYGESGGQTGDAGSISTAAGLRAAVHDTSKPLGRLHAHHTRIEAGSIAVGDTVHLDVDVARRDRIRANHSATHLVHAALRNTLGAHVTQKGSLVADDRFRFDFSHPKPLTAEEIAAVEAEVNAEIRANEPVSTRLMSPDEAVEAGALALFGEKYGDEVRVLAMGRAATGGRNYSVELCGGTHVRATGDIGIFRIVSEGAVSSGIRRIEALTGEAARQWLVDREEALKAAAGEIRATPEEVPARIAALLAERRTLEKELAEAKKALALAGGGASGPAQSADEEIGGVTFSGQVLEGLDPKELRPLLDEAKNRLGSGVAAAVAVNDGKAAFAVAVTDDLTARFSAVDLVRIGVEALGGKGGGGRPDMAQGGGPDGSKADQALAAVREALAKVSA; from the coding sequence ATGACGTCGACCAACGAAATCCGCCGCTCCTTCCTCGACTATTTCGCTTCGGCTGACCACGCCGAGATCGCGAGCGCGCCGCTTGTTCCCTACAACGATCCCACGCTGATGTTCGTCAATGCGGGCATGGTGCCGTTCAAGAATTCCTTTACGGGCCTCGAAGCCCCGCCTGCGCCGCGCGCCACCAGCTCGCAGAAATGCGTGCGCGCCGGGGGCAAGCACAACGATCTCGACAATGTCGGCTACACCGCGCGGCATCACACCTTCTTCGAAATGCTCGGCAATTTCTCGTTCGGCGACTATTTCAAGGAACAGGCGATCCACCACGCGTGGTCCCTGCTGACAAAGGAATGGGGCCTGTCGGCGGACAAGCTGACCACCACGGTCTATCACACCGATGACGAGGCGTTTGACTTGTGGCGCAAGATTTCGGGCCTGCCTGAAAGCCGCATCATCCGTATCCCCACCAACGACAATTTCTGGTCGATGGGGGACACCGGCCCGTGCGGTCCCTGCTCGGAAATTTTCTACGATCATGGTGAGCACATCTTCGGCGGCCCTCCGGGCAGCCCGGATGAGGATGGGGATCGCTTCGTCGAGATCTGGAACCTCGTGTTCATGCAGTTCGACCAGCAGGCTGATGGCACGCGCAGCAACCTGCCCAAACCCTCGATCGACACCGGCATGGGCCTCGAGCGCATCGCGGCAGTGATGCAGGGCGTCCACGACAATTACGACACAGACACCTTCAAGGCGCTGATCGCGGCATCGGAAAGCCTGACCGGGGTCAAGGCTGAAGGGGAGAGCAAGGCCAGCCATCGGGTAATCGCCGATCACCTGCGCTCCACCAGTTTCCTGATGGCGGACGGCGTCCTGCCCTCGAATGAAGGGCGCGGTTATGTGCTGCGGCGGATCATGCGCCGCGCCATGCGCCATGCCCACTTGCTGGGCGCAAGCGAGCCGCTGATGCATCGGCTCGTGCCAGCGCTGGTGACCGAAATGGGCCAGGCCTATCCTGAATTGACCCGGGGCCAGGCGCTGATCCAGGAAGTGCTCGAGCGTGAGGAAACCCAGTTCCGCAAGACGCTCGACAAGGGCCTGCGGCTGCTCGACGAAGCGACCGGCAACATGGGCGAAGGCGGCGAGCTTGATGGCGAAACCGCATTCAGGCTCTATGACACCTACGGCTTCCCTTATGACCTGACCGAAGACGCATTGCGTTCGCGCGGAATCAGTGTCGACCGCGCCGGCTTCGATGCGGCCATGGCGCGCCAGAAGGCGGCCGCCCGTGCGGCCTGGAAGGGCTCCGGCCAGGCGGCTGACAGCGAAGTCTGGTTCGACATTGCCGAGCGGGAAGGCGCGACCGAGTTTACCGGCTACACCGCAACCAGCGGCGAGGGCCGGGTCGTGGCACTGGTCAAGGACGGGGCCGAGATCGAGCAGGCCGCTGCGGGAGACGAAGTTGTCATCCTGACCAACCAGACGCCGTTCTATGGCGAAAGCGGCGGGCAGACGGGCGATGCCGGGTCAATTTCTACCGCCGCTGGCCTGCGTGCCGCTGTGCACGACACCTCGAAGCCGCTCGGGCGGCTGCATGCGCATCACACCCGCATCGAGGCGGGTTCAATCGCCGTGGGCGATACCGTCCATCTCGATGTCGACGTGGCACGGCGCGACCGGATCCGGGCCAATCATTCGGCGACGCACCTGGTGCATGCCGCACTGCGCAACACCTTGGGGGCGCATGTGACGCAGAAGGGCTCGCTGGTGGCGGATGACCGCTTCCGGTTCGATTTCTCGCACCCCAAGCCGCTGACTGCCGAAGAGATCGCTGCGGTCGAAGCCGAAGTGAATGCGGAAATCCGCGCCAACGAGCCGGTGTCGACCCGGCTGATGAGCCCAGATGAGGCGGTCGAGGCGGGCGCGTTGGCGCTGTTTGGCGAGAAATATGGCGACGAAGTGCGTGTTCTGGCGATGGGACGCGCGGCGACCGGCGGCCGCAATTACTCGGTCGAACTGTGCGGCGGGACCCATGTCCGCGCGACGGGCGACATCGGAATTTTCCGGATCGTATCCGAAGGCGCCGTGTCTTCCGGTATCCGCCGGATCGAAGCCCTGACCGGCGAGGCTGCGCGCCAGTGGCTGGTCGACCGCGAAGAGGCGTTGAAGGCTGCTGCCGGTGAGATCCGCGCAACGCCGGAAGAGGTGCCCGCGCGCATTGCGGCGCTTTTGGCCGAGCGCAGGACGCTTGAGAAAGAGCTCGCCGAAGCGAAGAAGGCGCTGGCGCTTGCAGGCGGCGGCGCTAGCGGCCCGGCGCAGTCGGCTGACGAGGAGATCGGCGGCGTCACGTTCAGCGGCCAGGTGCTTGAAGGCCTTGACCCCAAAGAGCTGCGCCCACTGCTCGATGAAGCCAAGAACCGGCTCGGTTCGGGTGTTGCTGCGGCCGTGGCAGTGAATGACGGCAAGGCGGCCTTTGCCGTTGCCGTGACCGATGACCTGACAGCCCGTTTCAGCGCGGTCGACCTTGTTCGCATTGGTGTGGAGGCATTGGGCGGCAAGGGCGGCGGCGGGCGGCCCGACATGGCGCAGGGCGGTGGCCCGGATGGCAGCAAGGCCGATCAGGCGCTGGCTGCGGTGCGCGAGGCGCTGGCCAAAGTCAGCGCCTGA
- a CDS encoding cation:proton antiporter translates to MAGELAPSPMLSDALVILGAAGIVIPVFARFRITPIIGFILIGIAVGPYGLGSLVPQIPWLAHITITDPEGLTPFADFGIILLLFAIGLELSFNRLWQLRRLVFGLGALELLIIGSSLAAFLGMVNGQAWTGALALGFALAFSSTAIVLPISGTKTPVGRAALSMLLFEDIMIVPIVFILGAMAPHAQDAGWSGMVDTLWQGGLVVAALLVLGRIALPRLFAQAARTKSPELFLAASLLVVIGASLATAATGLSPIVGALIAGLLIAETEYHAEVETIMDPFKGLALGVFLITVGMSINLITIWENLGPIMLAVVGVLVFKAIVTGILLRLMGARRGTSAETGVLMASPSETTLIVLAAASSALLIDAETAQFWQIVTAIGLTVTPLLARLGRVIARRVEPVPELAQVEVDEPRTIIVGAGRVGRLVADMLAKHNKPYVTIDSDPDLIERAKREGYRAAFGDAARGDALSRLGIETAPAVVLTMDEPVLAQRLVAKLRAAHPDLLIVARARDPEHAAALYRAGASHAVPETLEATLQLSEAVLVDIGVAMGPVIASIHEKRDEFREQLERDGQLDFRPKLRTSSADS, encoded by the coding sequence ATGGCAGGCGAACTCGCACCTTCCCCGATGTTGTCTGATGCGCTGGTGATCCTGGGCGCTGCCGGTATCGTGATTCCGGTATTCGCGCGTTTCCGGATTACGCCGATCATCGGATTTATCCTGATCGGGATTGCCGTGGGGCCGTATGGCCTGGGCTCGCTTGTGCCGCAAATCCCGTGGCTGGCGCATATCACGATCACCGATCCAGAGGGCCTGACCCCCTTCGCCGACTTTGGGATTATCCTGCTGCTCTTCGCAATCGGTCTCGAACTGAGCTTCAACCGACTTTGGCAATTGCGCAGGCTGGTGTTCGGGCTGGGCGCGCTCGAACTGCTGATTATCGGTTCCTCGCTCGCGGCCTTCCTTGGCATGGTGAATGGCCAGGCCTGGACCGGGGCGCTGGCGCTGGGCTTTGCGCTCGCCTTTTCTTCGACCGCCATTGTGCTGCCGATCTCCGGGACAAAAACGCCGGTCGGGCGTGCGGCGCTCTCCATGCTGCTGTTCGAAGATATCATGATCGTGCCGATTGTTTTCATTCTCGGCGCCATGGCCCCCCACGCCCAGGACGCTGGCTGGAGCGGAATGGTCGACACCCTGTGGCAAGGCGGGCTGGTGGTTGCCGCCCTGCTCGTACTTGGGCGGATCGCGTTGCCGCGCCTGTTTGCGCAGGCAGCCCGTACCAAAAGTCCGGAACTGTTCCTGGCCGCCTCGCTACTGGTCGTGATCGGAGCGAGCCTCGCCACTGCCGCGACCGGCTTGTCACCCATAGTTGGCGCTTTGATCGCCGGCCTGTTGATCGCTGAAACCGAATACCACGCCGAAGTCGAAACGATCATGGACCCGTTCAAGGGCCTTGCGCTTGGCGTGTTCCTGATCACGGTCGGCATGAGCATCAACCTCATCACGATCTGGGAAAACCTCGGCCCGATCATGCTGGCGGTGGTGGGCGTGCTGGTGTTCAAGGCGATCGTCACGGGTATCCTGTTGCGCCTGATGGGCGCGCGGAGGGGCACATCGGCCGAAACCGGCGTCTTGATGGCCAGCCCCAGCGAAACGACGCTGATCGTGCTCGCGGCCGCCAGTTCTGCGCTGTTGATCGATGCGGAAACCGCGCAATTCTGGCAGATAGTCACCGCGATCGGCCTGACTGTTACACCGTTGCTGGCACGGCTTGGTCGCGTCATTGCCCGCCGCGTCGAACCTGTCCCGGAACTGGCTCAGGTCGAGGTCGACGAGCCGCGGACGATCATCGTCGGCGCCGGGCGCGTCGGGCGGCTCGTCGCGGATATGCTGGCCAAACACAACAAGCCCTATGTTACGATCGATTCCGATCCGGACCTGATCGAGCGCGCCAAGCGTGAGGGTTATCGTGCCGCCTTCGGCGATGCAGCGCGGGGGGATGCCTTGTCGCGGCTGGGGATCGAGACCGCGCCGGCAGTTGTGCTGACCATGGACGAGCCAGTGCTGGCGCAGCGACTGGTCGCCAAGCTGCGCGCGGCGCATCCCGATCTCCTCATTGTTGCCCGCGCACGCGATCCTGAGCACGCCGCCGCTCTCTATCGCGCCGGGGCAAGTCATGCCGTGCCCGAAACGCTCGAGGCGACGCTGCAGCTGTCGGAGGCGGTGCTTGTCGATATCGGCGTGGCCATGGGCCCGGTGATCGCCTCGATCCACGAAAAGCGCGACGAATTCCGCGAACAGCTCGAGCGCGACGGCCAGCTGGACTTCCGGCCGAAACTACGGACCTCCAGCGCCGATAGCTAA
- a CDS encoding bifunctional GNAT family N-acetyltransferase/carbon-nitrogen hydrolase family protein: MTETRARARLEIRQAKLSDVRAIADLVRRVYDDMPAYTHGEIRGQLNNYPEGCFVAKLDGKLVGYCASMRLSQRVAFSDHSWDEVTGNGFGSRHNAKGEWLYGYEMCVDPKTRGTRIGRRLYEERRALAERLELSGIVFGGRMPGYTRAKRRKTNRADTPEQYLEMVLAGKIHDPVLRFQLANGFEAQGVLRAYLPEDKQSRTNAVRMVWRNPYVDTDAPPKHRVPRDVESVRIATCQLQARAVSGFDEFMQQVEYFVDVASDYEADFIVFPELFTLMLLSAQEQELSSQEAIEELSRFTPRIRTRLSEMALGYNINIIGGSHPTRMDDGDIHNVAYVCLRDGSVHAQEKIHPTPNEAYWWNIKGGDTIDAIQTDCGPIGVLICYDSEFPELARRLVDEGARIIFVPFCTDSRQGYMRVRYCAQARAIENQCYVVMSGNVGNLPNVANMDIQYAQSCILTPCDFPFARDGIAAEATENVETLTISDVNLADLSWARAEGTVQNLADRRFDLYRIEWDKRVGQVSPASAKIATAPSHRPGRTVAVVDSYAKRVTIAARAL, encoded by the coding sequence ATGACCGAAACGCGCGCCAGGGCACGGCTGGAAATTCGCCAAGCAAAACTGTCTGATGTGCGGGCGATCGCCGATCTCGTAAGGCGGGTGTATGACGATATGCCGGCCTATACCCACGGCGAAATCCGCGGCCAGTTGAACAATTATCCGGAAGGCTGCTTTGTCGCCAAGCTGGATGGCAAGCTGGTGGGCTATTGCGCGTCGATGCGGCTGAGCCAGCGTGTCGCCTTCTCCGATCACAGCTGGGACGAAGTGACCGGAAACGGTTTTGGCAGCCGCCACAATGCCAAGGGCGAATGGCTCTATGGCTACGAAATGTGCGTCGATCCAAAGACGCGCGGTACGCGGATCGGACGCAGGCTTTACGAAGAACGCCGCGCGCTGGCCGAACGGCTTGAATTAAGCGGGATCGTGTTTGGCGGCCGGATGCCAGGTTATACCCGGGCCAAGCGTCGCAAGACCAATCGCGCCGACACACCCGAACAATATCTGGAGATGGTGCTCGCCGGGAAGATCCACGATCCTGTCTTGCGTTTCCAGCTCGCCAATGGCTTCGAGGCGCAGGGTGTGCTGCGCGCCTACCTGCCAGAAGACAAGCAATCGCGGACTAATGCGGTGCGCATGGTATGGCGTAACCCATACGTAGACACAGACGCACCGCCCAAACACAGGGTGCCGCGCGATGTCGAGAGCGTGCGCATCGCCACTTGCCAGCTGCAGGCGCGCGCAGTCTCCGGCTTCGATGAATTCATGCAGCAGGTCGAATATTTCGTCGACGTGGCATCCGATTATGAAGCCGATTTCATCGTCTTCCCCGAGCTTTTCACGCTGATGTTGCTAAGCGCGCAGGAGCAGGAACTCAGCTCGCAAGAGGCGATCGAGGAACTCAGCCGTTTCACGCCGCGGATCCGCACCAGGCTGAGCGAGATGGCGCTCGGCTACAACATCAACATAATCGGCGGATCGCACCCGACCCGGATGGACGATGGCGACATCCACAATGTCGCCTATGTCTGCTTGCGCGATGGATCGGTCCACGCGCAGGAGAAGATCCACCCCACACCCAACGAAGCCTATTGGTGGAACATCAAGGGCGGCGATACTATCGATGCGATCCAGACTGATTGCGGCCCCATTGGCGTGCTGATCTGCTATGACAGCGAGTTCCCCGAACTCGCCCGCCGGCTGGTTGACGAAGGCGCGCGGATCATTTTCGTCCCGTTCTGCACCGACAGCCGCCAGGGCTATATGCGCGTGCGTTATTGCGCGCAGGCCCGCGCGATCGAGAACCAGTGCTACGTTGTGATGAGCGGCAATGTCGGGAACTTGCCCAATGTCGCCAATATGGACATCCAGTATGCGCAAAGCTGCATCCTCACACCCTGCGATTTCCCCTTCGCACGTGACGGTATCGCCGCCGAGGCGACCGAAAATGTCGAAACGCTGACGATCAGCGACGTCAACCTCGCCGATCTCAGCTGGGCCAGGGCAGAGGGCACGGTCCAGAACCTCGCCGACCGCCGCTTCGATCTCTATCGCATCGAATGGGACAAGCGCGTAGGCCAGGTTTCCCCCGCATCGGCGAAGATAGCGACAGCACCGAGCCATCGACCGGGCCGCACGGTGGCCGTGGTGGATAGCTATGCAAAGCGGGTGACCATCGCAGCAAGGGCGCTATAG
- a CDS encoding NADP-dependent isocitrate dehydrogenase: MQKIQVKNPVVELDGDEMTRIIWQWIRERLILPYLDIDLKYYDLSIEKRDETDDQITVDAANAIKQYGVGVKCATITPDEARVEEFSLKKMWKSPNGTIRNILGGVVFREPIVIENVPRLVPGWTDPIVVGRHAFGDQYRATDTLIPGPGELRLVFKGEDGQEIDLKVFDFPSAGVAMAMYNLDDSIRDFARASFNYGLNLGWPVYLSTKNTILKAYDGRFKDLFQEVFDNEGFAEKFKEAGIVYEHRLIDDMVASALKWNGKFVWACKNYDGDVQSDTVAQGFGSLGLMTSVLMTPDGKTVEAEAAHGTVTRHYRQHQQGKATSTNPIASIFAWTRGLIYRGKFDGTPDVVRFAETLERVCIETVEKGDMTKDLALLIGPNQNWLTTEQFFEAIVQNLEKEMASWS; the protein is encoded by the coding sequence ATGCAGAAAATCCAGGTCAAGAACCCGGTCGTCGAACTCGACGGCGACGAAATGACGAGAATCATCTGGCAGTGGATCCGCGAACGTCTGATCCTGCCCTATCTCGATATCGACCTGAAGTATTACGATCTCTCGATCGAGAAGCGCGACGAGACCGACGACCAGATCACCGTCGATGCCGCCAATGCCATCAAGCAATACGGCGTCGGCGTGAAATGCGCGACGATCACCCCGGACGAAGCCCGCGTCGAGGAATTCAGCCTCAAGAAAATGTGGAAGAGCCCCAATGGCACGATCCGCAACATCCTGGGCGGCGTGGTCTTCCGCGAACCGATCGTGATCGAAAACGTGCCGCGGCTGGTGCCCGGCTGGACCGATCCGATCGTCGTCGGCCGCCATGCCTTTGGCGACCAGTATCGCGCGACTGACACGCTGATCCCCGGCCCCGGCGAACTGCGGCTGGTTTTCAAGGGCGAGGACGGCCAGGAAATCGACCTCAAAGTGTTTGACTTCCCCAGCGCCGGCGTCGCCATGGCGATGTACAACCTTGACGATTCGATCCGTGACTTTGCGCGCGCCAGCTTCAATTATGGCTTGAACCTGGGCTGGCCGGTGTATCTCAGCACCAAGAACACCATCCTCAAGGCGTATGACGGGCGCTTCAAGGACCTGTTCCAGGAAGTGTTCGACAACGAAGGTTTCGCCGAGAAATTCAAGGAAGCGGGCATCGTCTACGAACACCGCCTGATCGACGACATGGTTGCATCGGCGCTGAAGTGGAACGGCAAGTTTGTATGGGCCTGCAAGAACTACGACGGTGACGTCCAGTCGGACACGGTGGCGCAGGGCTTCGGTTCGCTGGGGCTGATGACTTCGGTCCTCATGACCCCGGATGGCAAGACTGTGGAAGCGGAAGCCGCCCATGGCACCGTCACCCGCCATTATCGCCAGCACCAGCAAGGCAAGGCGACCTCGACCAACCCCATTGCCAGCATCTTCGCCTGGACCCGGGGCCTGATCTATCGCGGCAAGTTCGACGGTACGCCGGACGTGGTGCGGTTTGCGGAAACGCTTGAGCGGGTCTGCATCGAAACCGTTGAAAAGGGCGACATGACCAAGGATCTGGCGCTGCTGATCGGCCCCAACCAGAACTGGCTTACCACCGAGCAATTTTTCGAGGCGATCGTGCAGAACCTTGAAAAGGAAATGGCCAGCTGGAGCTGA
- a CDS encoding response regulator has translation MTAGTPLRILLAEDEDAMRTYLERALTNAGYEVVAVDRGTAAVPYLEREPFDLLLSDIVMPEMDGIELAQRCAEIAPRTKVMFITGFAAVSLKASREQPHAKMLSKPFHLRDLVLEVERMFEDRREASL, from the coding sequence ATGACAGCTGGAACACCCTTGCGAATTCTCCTTGCGGAGGATGAAGATGCAATGCGCACCTATCTGGAGCGCGCGCTGACCAATGCCGGTTATGAAGTGGTTGCGGTCGATCGCGGTACGGCGGCAGTGCCCTATCTCGAACGCGAGCCGTTCGACCTGTTGCTGTCGGACATTGTCATGCCAGAGATGGACGGGATCGAGTTGGCACAGCGTTGCGCCGAGATCGCGCCGCGCACGAAGGTGATGTTCATCACCGGCTTTGCTGCGGTATCGCTGAAGGCTAGCCGCGAGCAACCGCATGCGAAAATGCTCTCCAAGCCGTTCCATCTGCGCGACCTAGTGCTGGAAGTTGAACGCATGTTCGAGGACCGCCGCGAAGCTTCACTCTAA
- a CDS encoding N-formylglutamate amidohydrolase, whose product MTTAERESRPVRHEAGGFIPGHTGSEGERPAYSLRAPLSPPLPVLITVPHAGRDYPSPLLAAMRDPDYACLRLEDRLIDEVAALVAEETGAVLIMAHAPRAMLDLNRARDDVDWDMIEGHRSPRVRHSMANRRARSGLGLVPRRLPGHGEIWRRQLPAAELESRIEGIHRPYHAATARELARIRDQWGAALLIDLHSMPPLRRTRELPDPPAFVLGDRFGTSCVSALASHGYRFLEARGHSVAHNRPYAGGYVLETHGAPKRGIHALQLEVCRSSYLDARLERSTARIKPLARLLAAWVRELGIETARMAAGGTIQLAAE is encoded by the coding sequence ATGACCACTGCGGAACGCGAATCAAGACCCGTGCGGCACGAAGCGGGCGGCTTCATTCCCGGTCATACCGGCAGTGAGGGTGAGCGTCCGGCTTACAGCCTGCGCGCGCCGCTATCGCCGCCATTGCCTGTGCTGATCACCGTGCCCCACGCCGGGCGTGATTACCCTTCGCCGCTTCTCGCTGCCATGCGCGATCCAGACTACGCCTGCCTGCGGCTGGAAGATCGCCTGATAGATGAAGTTGCCGCGCTGGTTGCCGAGGAAACGGGGGCTGTGCTGATCATGGCCCATGCGCCGCGCGCGATGCTCGATCTCAATCGCGCACGCGACGATGTCGATTGGGACATGATTGAAGGCCATCGCTCGCCGCGTGTGCGGCATTCGATGGCCAATCGGCGCGCCCGCAGCGGGCTTGGGCTGGTACCGCGCCGCCTCCCCGGGCATGGCGAGATATGGCGCAGGCAGTTGCCCGCTGCCGAGCTTGAAAGCCGAATCGAAGGCATCCACCGGCCCTATCATGCGGCAACCGCACGCGAGCTTGCCAGGATCCGCGACCAATGGGGTGCAGCCTTGCTGATCGATTTGCATTCCATGCCGCCGCTGCGCCGCACGCGCGAATTGCCAGATCCACCGGCATTCGTGCTGGGCGACCGGTTCGGGACAAGCTGCGTTTCGGCGCTGGCCAGCCACGGATACCGCTTCCTTGAGGCGAGGGGGCATTCCGTTGCCCACAACCGCCCATATGCAGGCGGTTATGTGCTGGAGACCCATGGCGCGCCCAAACGGGGGATCCATGCGCTGCAGCTCGAAGTATGCCGCTCAAGCTATCTCGACGCCCGGCTAGAGCGCTCGACGGCCAGGATAAAGCCGCTGGCGCGGTTGCTGGCAGCCTGGGTGCGCGAATTGGGCATTGAAACCGCGCGAATGGCAGCTGGTGGCACCATCCAGCTCGCGGCCGAGTGA
- a CDS encoding SapC family protein, whose translation MASAPQPQLPLFYKDLLPLNSRDHKSWKIKPFADAGFIGQTHALPVTVDELIDAQRDFPIVFSAGDNPVPLALMGLNEGVNTFVDAEGKITENVYLPAYTRRYPFMLARLQPGAEELSLCFDPSAGVVGDFAEGDALFDENGEPSQVTQGILDFCQKFEESGSRTKAFMDELAKHDLLMDGEIAITRNDKPDQPFIYRGFRMVDENKLRELPAATLETLNKNGMLLIIHAHLFSLNLMRVIFSRQMAQGKVPEPNAATENMEAAN comes from the coding sequence ATGGCCAGCGCGCCGCAGCCTCAACTGCCCCTGTTTTACAAAGACCTCCTGCCGCTCAACAGCCGCGACCACAAGAGCTGGAAGATCAAGCCGTTTGCCGATGCAGGCTTCATCGGCCAGACTCACGCGCTTCCCGTCACCGTCGATGAACTGATCGACGCGCAGCGCGATTTTCCGATCGTGTTCAGCGCTGGCGACAACCCGGTGCCGCTGGCGCTGATGGGGCTGAACGAAGGGGTGAACACCTTTGTCGACGCCGAGGGCAAGATCACCGAGAATGTGTACCTGCCCGCCTACACCCGCCGTTATCCCTTCATGCTCGCGCGGCTGCAGCCCGGTGCAGAAGAGCTTTCGCTCTGCTTCGATCCGAGCGCTGGAGTGGTCGGCGATTTCGCTGAAGGCGATGCGCTGTTCGACGAGAATGGCGAGCCCAGCCAGGTTACGCAGGGCATCCTTGATTTCTGCCAGAAGTTCGAGGAATCCGGTTCGCGCACCAAGGCGTTCATGGACGAGCTGGCCAAGCATGACCTGCTGATGGACGGTGAAATCGCGATCACCCGCAATGACAAGCCCGACCAGCCGTTCATCTATCGCGGCTTCCGCATGGTCGATGAAAACAAGCTGCGCGAGCTTCCGGCGGCAACGCTCGAAACGCTCAACAAGAACGGCATGCTGCTGATCATCCATGCGCACCTGTTTTCACTGAACCTGATGCGGGTGATTTTCTCGCGCCAGATGGCCCAGGGCAAGGTGCCCGAACCCAATGCTGCAACCGAGAATATGGAAGCCGCAAACTAG
- a CDS encoding FAD-binding oxidoreductase — protein sequence MTSSENFLRRAAELLGPRGFTCDPDLLEPWLTDWRGRFHGSALGLASPASTREVSEFVKLCAECGVPIVPQGGNSGMSGGATPDASGQSVVLSLRRMEAIRSFDRENRQIVCEAGVILQNLHEAAEQEGLRFPLTLGGKGSATIGGLVSTNAGGTQVLRHGTMRAQVLGIEAVLADGQIFDSLTALKKDNRGFDLKQLLIGSEGTLGIVTAANLRLIPAIDERVVTWAGVETIHEARELLLHFERTMPTELEGFEVVPAHCLESVLLHLPNARAPLANAYPWHALIELVGGPDSKGELREHAEGALAAAMEADLLDDAVIAANEAQAEQFWLLRDSIAPAERAIGPAMQHDISVPVERMPSFIETAIPDVEMRFPGTTGVAFGHLGDGNVHFHVLAPKGAKRGEWEEREGKAISRHVHDMVAEWGGSISAEHGIGQMKRDELARLHDPAALSIMRSVKQALDPYGLLNPGKLVSLASGQLNA from the coding sequence ATGACCTCATCGGAGAATTTCCTGCGCCGCGCCGCAGAACTTTTGGGGCCGCGCGGCTTCACTTGCGATCCTGATTTGCTGGAGCCATGGCTAACCGATTGGCGCGGCCGGTTTCACGGAAGCGCGCTGGGCCTGGCTTCCCCCGCCTCTACCCGCGAAGTGTCGGAATTCGTCAAACTATGCGCCGAATGCGGCGTGCCGATTGTGCCTCAGGGTGGCAATAGCGGGATGTCGGGCGGCGCGACTCCCGATGCCAGCGGACAATCGGTAGTGTTGTCACTGCGCAGGATGGAAGCGATCCGCAGCTTCGATCGGGAAAACCGGCAAATCGTTTGCGAGGCGGGTGTGATCCTCCAAAACCTTCACGAAGCTGCTGAACAAGAGGGGCTGCGATTTCCGCTTACACTAGGCGGCAAGGGCTCTGCCACGATTGGCGGCCTGGTATCGACAAATGCGGGCGGCACGCAGGTATTGCGGCACGGCACGATGCGCGCGCAGGTATTGGGGATCGAGGCGGTGCTGGCCGACGGGCAGATTTTCGACAGCCTGACTGCACTCAAGAAGGATAATCGCGGCTTTGACCTCAAACAGTTGCTGATCGGATCAGAAGGTACGCTGGGGATCGTCACAGCTGCCAACCTGCGCCTGATCCCGGCGATTGACGAACGAGTGGTGACATGGGCCGGCGTAGAAACGATCCACGAGGCGCGCGAGCTGCTCCTGCATTTCGAACGCACGATGCCAACCGAGCTTGAAGGCTTCGAAGTGGTACCAGCGCATTGCCTGGAAAGCGTGCTGCTGCACCTCCCCAATGCGCGCGCGCCCTTGGCAAATGCTTATCCCTGGCATGCATTGATCGAATTGGTCGGCGGCCCTGACAGCAAGGGCGAATTGCGGGAGCATGCCGAAGGTGCCCTCGCAGCCGCGATGGAAGCGGATTTGCTGGACGATGCTGTAATCGCAGCGAACGAGGCTCAGGCGGAGCAGTTCTGGCTGCTGCGCGATTCCATTGCGCCAGCCGAACGTGCGATCGGCCCTGCGATGCAGCACGACATATCCGTTCCCGTGGAGCGCATGCCGAGCTTCATCGAAACAGCCATTCCCGACGTTGAAATGCGTTTTCCAGGCACAACCGGGGTCGCGTTCGGCCATCTGGGCGACGGCAATGTCCACTTCCATGTCCTGGCGCCCAAAGGTGCAAAGCGCGGCGAGTGGGAGGAGCGCGAGGGGAAGGCGATCAGCCGCCATGTGCACGATATGGTGGCCGAATGGGGCGGATCGATCAGCGCAGAACACGGCATCGGCCAGATGAAACGCGATGAACTGGCCCGGCTGCACGATCCCGCAGCGCTTTCAATTATGCGCAGCGTTAAGCAGGCACTTGACCCTTATGGCCTGCTCAATCCTGGCAAGCTTGTCTCGCTTGCCTCTGGCCAGTTGAACGCCTAA